From Cydia fagiglandana chromosome 6, ilCydFagi1.1, whole genome shotgun sequence, the proteins below share one genomic window:
- the LOC134665222 gene encoding uncharacterized protein LOC134665222: MFLATHQYMSYSQSYKINMFLYFLFALVATSAARPPHFEESSDLSIANANARTPAPLNVITVPTNCPAGQEYINGACRDVWRAENIGRPVTPSPLNVITVPPNCPDGQEYIDGECRDVWRTDIGRTPAPLNVITVPTNCPAGQEYINGECRDVWRADNIGGTPAPLNVITVPTNCPAGQEYINGACRDVWRADNIGRTPSPLNVITVPPNCPDGQEYIDGECRDVWRADNIDRTPAPLNVITVPTNCPAGQEYINGECRDVWRADNIGRTPAPLNVITVPTNCPAGQEYINEACRNVWRADNTGRTPSPLNVITVPPNCPDGQEYIDGECRDVWRADNIDRTPAPLNVITVPTNCPAGQEYINGECRDVWRADNIGRTPAPLNVITVPTNCPAGQEYINGACRDVWRAGNIGRTPAPLNVITVPTNCPAGQEYINGACRDVWRADNIGRTPAPLNVITVPTNCPAGQEYINGACRDVWRADNIGRTPSPLNVITVPPNCPDGQEYIDGECRDVWRTDNIGRTPAPLNVITVPTNCPAGQEYINGECRDVWIKINSKLSLLEESAPEVEDQPIQEMVELVDYSSRNVIYKCA; encoded by the exons ATGTTCTTAGCTACTCACCAATACATGTCATATAgccaaagttataaaataaatatgtttttatatttccTCTTTGCGCTTGTGGCAACGAGCGCAGCACGACCGCCTCATTTCGAAGAAAGCTCAGATCTTTCGATAGCTAATGCAAACGCGAGAACTCCTGCTCCACTAAACGTGATAACGGTGCCAACGAATTGCCCTGCTGGTCAAGAATATATCAATGGAGCATGCCGTGATGTTTGGAGAGCAGAAAATATAGGCCGTCCCGTGACCCCATCTCCATTGAACGTGATAACCGTGCCACCAAATTGCCCTGATGGTCAGGAATATATCGATGGTGAATGCCGTGATGTTTGGAGAACAGATATTGGCAGAACCCCTGCTCCACTGAACGTTATAACGGTGCCAACGAATTGTCCTGCTGGTCAGGAATACATCAATGGAGAATGCCGTGATGTTTGGAGAGCAGACAATATTGGCGGAACCCCTGCTCCACTGAACGTTATAACGGTGCCAACGAATTGTCCTGCTGGTCAAGAATATATCAATGGAGCATGCCGTGATGTTTGGAGAGCAGACAATATTGGCCGAACCCCGTCTCCTTTGAACGTGATAACCGTGCCACCAAATTGCCCTGATGGTCAGGAATATATCGATGGAGAATGCCGTGATGTTTGGAGAGCAGACAATATTGACAGAACCCCTGCTCCACTGAACGTTATAACGGTGCCAACGAATTGTCCTGCTGGTCAGGAATACATCAATGGAGAATGCCGTGATGTTTGGAGAGCAGACAATATTGGCAGAACCCCTGCTCCACTGAACGTTATAACGGTGCCAACGAATTGTCCTGCTGGTCAAGAATATATCAATGAAGCATGCCGTAATGTTTGGAGAGCAGACAATACTGGCCGAACCCCATCTCCTTTGAACGTGATAACCGTGCCACCAAATTGCCCTGATGGTCAGGAATATATCGATGGAGAATGCCGTGATGTTTGGAGAGCAGACAATATTGACAGAACCCCTGCTCCACTGAACGTTATAACGGTGCCAACGAATTGTCCTGCTGGTCAAGAATACATCAATGGAGAATGCCGTGATGTTTGGAGAGCAGACAATATTGGCAGAACCCCTGCTCCACTGAACGTTATAACGGTCCCAACAAATTGTCCTGCTGGTCAAGAATACAtcaatggcgcatgccgtgatGTTTGGAGAGCAGGCAATATTGGCAGAACCCCTGCTCCACTGAATGTTATAACGGTGCCAACGAATTGTCCTGCTGGTCAAGAATATATCAATGGAGCATGCCGTGATGTTTGGAGAGCAGACAATATTGGCAGAACCCCTGCTCCACTGAACGTTATAACGGTGCCAACGAATTGTCCTGCTGGTCAAGAATATATCAATGGAGCATGCCGTGATGTTTGGAGAGCAGACAATATTGGCCGAACCCCGTCACCACTGAACGTGATAACAGTGCCACCAAATTGCCCTGATGGTCAGGAATATATCGATGGAGAATGCCGTGATGTTTGGAGAACAGACAATATTGGCAGAACCCCTGCTCCACTGAACGTTATAACGGTGCCAACGAATTGTCCTGCTGGTCAGGAATATATCAATGGAGAATGCCGTGATGTTTGGATCAAAATTAATTCGAA ACTTTCACTTTTAGAGGAGTCAGCCCCTGAAGTTGAAGATCAGCCAATTCAAGAAATGGTGGAACTAGTCGATTATTCATCGAGAAATGTTATATATAAGTGTGCCTAA
- the LOC134665223 gene encoding G-protein coupled receptor 143-like — protein MSDPTIQTFCCHHSGKNEDMAVRIMNEFNTDSYNTVCLVSSTIGILGALFQIVHYLWQTIPQRYNTFTSSRGRNIIMWLAVADLLASSGVLIRSSLWLKYKTIMPMPDDGFSVLFCSITSAWTQYFYTATWFWTLFYAIDTWLTIKGRDSHQMVYHSVAWGLPAVTTGVGLSILYYPDATCHNLTSVTSALLKILPNYCATYVPIALVMVINPIMYVLAGKDVEMAVALPLAQFTSKERRVVDALRLKFFMINVVFYICWLPNLLNGILLWTMWFNMPVKVIISIWYVMALMNPMQALFNAMVYRKWSSTGYSMVPTMSSATIKGFQFSDEQSPLLGSEPPRLHLDPLPSSINNYSTL, from the exons ATGTCTGATCCAACAATTCAAACATTTTGTTGTCATCATTCTGGTAAAAATGAGGATATGGCAGTGAGAATAATGAACGAGTTTAATACAGATTCATATAACACTGTTTGTTTGGTTTCTTCTACAATCGGTATTTTAGGCGCATTATTCCAG ATTGTACATTATTTATGGCAAACTATACCACAAAGGTACAACACCTTTACATCCAGTCGTGGACGAAATATTATAATGTGGCTCGCTGTTGCTGATTTATTGGCATCCTCTG GTGTCTTAATTAGATCCTCACTGTGGTTGAAATACAAAACTATTATGCCTATGCCAGATGATGGTTTTAGTGTATTATTCTGCAGTATTACCTCA GCTTGGACTCAATATTTCTATACAGCAACTTGGTTCTGGACTCTATTCTATGCAATCGACACTTGGCTTACTATTAAAGGCAGGGACTCTCACCAGATGGTTTACCACTCGGTGGCCTGGGGTCTGCCAGCTGTCACTACTGGAGTAGGACTGTCTATTCTATATTACCCAGATGCAAC ATGTCACAATTTAACATCAGTCACAAGTGCCCTACTAAAAATTCTTCCCAACTACTGTGCAACTTATGTGCCTATAGCACTTGTGATGGTAATAAACCCCATCATGTATGTGCTCGCTGGCAAAGACGTGGAAATGGCAGTTGCGCTGCCGCTCGCTCAG TTCACAAGTAAGGAGCGAAGGGTTGTGGACGCTTTAAGACTGAAATTTTTTATGATAAATGTAGTATTCTACATTTGCTGGTTACCTAATCTCCTGAACGGAATACTGTTGTGGACTATGTGGTTCAATATGCCAGTAAAAGTTATAATATCTATTTGGTATGTAATG GCTTTAATGAACCCAATGCAAGCGCTGTTTAACGCTATGGTTTACCGCAAGTGGAGTTCTACTGGCTACAGCATGGTGCCTACAATGTCCAGTGCAACAATCAAAGGTTTCCAGTTCAGTGACGAGCAGTCCCCGCTTCTTGGCTCGGAGCCTCCGCGACTGCATTTGGATCCATTGCCGTCTAGTATTAACAATTATTCTACCCTGTGA
- the LOC134665224 gene encoding A-kinase anchor protein 10, mitochondrial, whose protein sequence is MIKFWKSAAKGKTGCPVRPPETSVIDSSGSKTYLDTHIDSELKENSRIFQKKSKLNLSVHDILVDKKAIKYFIQFMETIGQHVLVKCWLELDNFKVLVLQNSSNGEIDNHWKLSRTKSFDLQCNSQSKPPPTHASQRFSWTEDSANAYKQNMQECSTSSLGNLAEHPALENVSNYKCKHNPTEEAINLFKKYVALEAPHQLDLPDSLRKTVITNICNPEGHIKEDCFKPVEDELFNQIEQRYFKDFQNSPLYIKAQIDLLTSGSLGLEDILYNEAILFYFMEYLEQESCSILLEFLMAVMHFRDNLINANTTSPEQAQTDAIVLYDKYFSLQATSPIGFSTNIRSTIESDICREGGPLPTCFDIPYQIVFNTLTRYVKAFLESELYYKYLSEMIHSVDNMWSANHKSHSDCSSEFSISTQNTLLAMGDPIFRKKKRNHSVPDMTIDSNQLYNADSLWQRKRYDGLILGRVNSLGRFESKFEPDPDKKDKSAFKKMVSRFVPINTSKVDEEMAWQIAHMIVKDVTDLTMAPPENERDDV, encoded by the exons ATGATTAAGTTTTGGAAGAGCGCAG CAAAAGGAAAAACTGGCTGTCCAGTACGGCCACCTGAAACGAGCGTAATCGACAGTTCCGGTAGTAAAACTTATTTAGACACGCATATAGACAGTGAACTGAAAG AAAACTCTCGGATATTCCAAAAAAAATCGAAATTGAATTTAAGTGTACATGATATACTTGTAGATAAGAAAgctataaaatactttattcagtTTATGGAAACTATTGGCCAGCATGTGCTTGTCAAATGCTGGTTGGAATTAGACAACTTTAAGGTCCTTGTTTTGCAAAATAGTTCAAATGGTGAAATCGACAATCATTGGAAACTGAGCAGAACAAAAAGTTTTGACCTGCAGTGCAACTCGCAAAGCAAGCCGCCCCCCACGCATGCGTCACAAAGATTCAGCTGGACTGAAGACAGTGCTAATGCCTATAAACAAAATATGCAGGAGTGTTCCACAAGTTCTCTTGGGAACTTGGCAGAACACCCTGCACTAGAAAATGTCtctaattataaatgtaaacaTAACCCAACCGAAGAAGccatcaatttatttaaaaaatatgtagcACTAGAAGCACCACACCAACTAGACTTACCGGATAGTTTAAGAAAAACTGTTATAACTAATATTTGCAATCCTGAGGGGCACATAAAAGAAGATTGCTTTAAGCCGGTTGAAGATGAATTGTTCAATCAAATTGAACAGAGATATTTTAAGGACTTTCAGAACAGTCCACTCTACATTAAGGCACAAATAGATTTATTGACCAGCGGCTCTCTAGGACTGGAAGACATTTTGTATAATGAAGccatattattttactttatggAGTACTTGGAGCAGGAATCATGCAGTATTTTACTAGAATTTCTTATGGCTGTAATGCATTTCAGGGATAATTTAATTAATGCCAACACTACCAGCCCGGAGCAAGCTCAAACAGATGCAATTGTTCTCTACGACAAGTATTTTTCACTCCAAGCGACAAGTCCTATTGGCTTCTCCACAAATATTAGGTCTACAATCGAAAGTGACATTTGCAGAGAAGGCGGACCTCTTCCAACATGCTTTGATATACCTTATCAAATTGTATTCAATACCCTAACCCGCTATGTAAAAGCATTTTTAGAATctgaattatattataagtatCTCTCTGAAATGATTCACTCTGTAGATAATATGTGGTCTGCTAATCATAAGTCACATTCAGATTGCAGCAGTGAATTTAGTATAAGCACTCAAAATACTCTACTTGCAATGGGTGATCCCATCTTCCGCAAAAAGAAACGTAACCATTCCGTGCCTGACATGACAATAGACTCTAACCAGCTTTACAATGCAGACTCATTATGGCAGAGAAAGAGGTATGACGGTTTGATCCTTGGCAGAGTGAATAGTTTGGGACGATTCGAATCAAAATTTGAACCCGATCCAGACAAAAAAGATAAATCGGCTTTTAAGAAAATGGTCAGTCGATTTGTGCCAATTAATACATCTAAAGTCGATGAAGAAATGGCCTGGCAAATTGCTCATATGATTGTAAAAGACGTGACCGACCTGACAATGGCCCCACCAGAAAATGAACGTGATGATGTATGA
- the LOC134665227 gene encoding uncharacterized protein LOC134665227 yields MFFADANTHLLRKLDIIQNRALRLITGAMMSSPINSLEIEAGIVPLFVRRCYITDKYGLKLVSRDNDVTYRYLNNVNIPNYNLIPFPNSSSLSDVITYLNFEFQDIVYWSNLLPCFEHEYNDIMRDVVVELVKFESKYDFLEFLEDKTDFVKLYTDGSKTKDRTSFAFFDSFLNIGKVFECSSYFSIFSAEVLGIIYALEHIHDNYITENKFLILSDSMSALQALKNKCISASVNYLIYKLRSCLSSLLYRKITVEFCWVPGHSGIFGNELVDKLAKSTENIQICHLKVPQSDLVPFVKELMIRRWNNSWSKSKEVKGKWLAEIVPAPSTKSWFEYQRKYVERAFITTMCRLRIGHARFPAHLFRLELSESAVCAHCNFNVCDLDHIFFHCPAFNLQRLLFAAMCTDTGLQVLPNSVQGLLKYKQLYPVIYEFVLHTIGSL; encoded by the coding sequence atgttttttgctGATGCGAATACCCATCTTTTAAGGAAAttagatattatccaaaataGGGCGCTACGACTTATTACTGGAGCTATGATGTCATCTCCAATTAATTCTCTGGAAATAGAGGCTGGCATTGTTCCTTTATTTGTACGCAGATGTTATATCACTGACAAGTATGGTCTTAAGTTGGTTAGTCGTGATAACGATGTTACttatagatacttaaataatgtcaatataccaaattataatttaataccGTTTCCTAATTCTTCTTCTCTAAGTGATGTTATAACTTATTTAAACTTTGAATTTCAAGATATAGTCTATTGGTCTAATTTGCTTCCCTGTTTTGAACATGAATACAATGATATTATGCGAGACGTGGTTGTTGAACTGGTCAAATTTGAATCGAAATATGACTTTTTGGAGTTTCTTGAAGATAAGActgattttgttaaattatatacTGACGGCTCTAAAACTAAAGATAGGACCAGTTTTGCATTTTTTGACTCCTTTTTGAACATAGGAAAAGTTTTCGAATGTAGTAgttatttttcaatattttcggcTGAAGTATTAGGCATAATTTACGCTTTAGAACATATTCATGATAATTACATAACTGAGAATAAATTTTTAATTCTATCTGATTCCATGAGCGCTTTACAAgcacttaaaaataaatgtataagtGCATCTGTAAATTACTTAATTTATAAGTTAAGAAGTTGTTTAAGTTCTTTATTATATAGAAAAATTACTGTTGAATTTTGCTGGGTTCCGGGACATTCAGGAATTTTTGGTAACGAACTTGTAGATAAGCTTGCAAAATCCACAGAAAATATccaaatttgtcatttaaaagtACCTCAGTCCGATTTAGTGCCTTTTGTAAAAGAACTTATGATTAGACGGTGGAACAACTCGTGGTCTAAATCCAAAGAAGTCAAAGGGAAATGGCTAGCTGAAATAGTCCCAGCACCTAGCACCAAGTCGTGGTTTGAATACCAAAGAAAATATGTAGAAAGGGCATTTATTACAACTATGTGTAGATTACGTATTGGTCATGCTCGTTTTCCTGCACATCTCTTTAGATTAGAGCTAAGTGAGTCTGCTGTTTGTGCACattgtaattttaatgtatGTGATCTTGATCATATTTTTTTCCATTGTCCTGCATTTAATTTACAAAGGCTATTGTTTGCTGCCATGTGTACGGACACAGGTTTGCAAGTCCTGCCAAACTCCGTACAGGGTcttttgaaatataaacaattaTATCCTGTAATCTATGAATTTGTTCTTCACACTATTGGcagtttgtaa